One Methylomonas sp. LL1 DNA window includes the following coding sequences:
- a CDS encoding phosphocholine cytidylyltransferase family protein, whose amino-acid sequence MNNKYQALILAAGEGKRLMPFTLEKPKCLARVNGCTILENSLNILANNGCTHTTIVIGHHADVIKELIAYNFSGMPISYVENHDFRSTNSMYSLTLGLDAIDEPAWILEGDVFFENSIINLPTRNHISWFVDSSIRELDGAYIEYDSKYVAKSLEIIRDVNFIRPGQSKSVGILKLSRNGVNKIKEWLKNGVASGHKNEYYDLTLGTHLNESLISVVDVAGLRWFEIDTLDDLEKANRIFC is encoded by the coding sequence ATGAACAACAAATATCAGGCGTTAATTTTAGCTGCTGGAGAAGGAAAACGGCTAATGCCGTTTACACTTGAAAAGCCTAAATGTCTTGCTCGTGTCAATGGTTGTACTATTTTAGAAAACTCTCTGAATATACTAGCTAATAATGGCTGCACCCATACAACAATAGTAATTGGTCATCACGCCGATGTAATTAAAGAACTTATTGCTTATAATTTCTCAGGCATGCCAATTTCCTATGTCGAAAATCATGATTTTCGATCAACTAACAGCATGTATAGTCTCACACTAGGTTTAGATGCGATTGATGAACCTGCTTGGATTTTAGAAGGCGATGTGTTTTTTGAAAATTCAATTATTAACCTTCCAACAAGAAACCATATCTCTTGGTTTGTTGACTCTTCGATTCGAGAACTAGATGGGGCCTACATTGAATATGATTCAAAATATGTTGCGAAATCGTTAGAAATCATTAGAGATGTTAATTTCATACGCCCAGGACAAAGCAAATCGGTTGGCATTCTTAAATTAAGTAGAAATGGTGTTAACAAAATAAAGGAATGGTTGAAAAACGGAGTTGCTTCGGGGCATAAAAACGAATATTACGATCTTACTTTAGGAACTCACCTAAATGAATCCTTGATAAGCGTAGTCGATGTGGCAGGTCTTCGCTGGTTTGAAATTGATACGCTAGATGACCTTGAAAAGGCTAATAGAATATTTTGTTAA
- a CDS encoding ABC transporter ATP-binding protein translates to MTTIIKVENIGKKYIIGHEKQARYSTLRDSLSHGVKSVARRLCHPLQANTEQIELEEFWALKDINFEIQQGDKVGIIGRNGAGKSTLLKILSRITAPTTGKITLKGRVASLLEVGTGFHPELSGRENIYLNGAILGMRKAEIKRKFDEIVDFAEVEKFLDTPVKRYSSGMYVKLAFAVAAHLEPDILIVDEVLAVGDTQFQKKCLGKMQDVNAQGRTVLFVSHNMGAINELCSRAILLNQGEKLIDGNVKDVVTTYLTNGQSNADITLHSVIHYGHQSYARLQRLRLFDDKGNPASTFMMNTPFVAHIEVECISPRPNVEIGLKISSRYGAAIHYLTSTWEGLFVDLEPGKYIFEVKIPHLLLYPGNYLIGLWILSEPDWSDDHVQEVAQFTVIKNNVTGYRTRFDQYVVSGCEVYTQSSWKLISKNSQL, encoded by the coding sequence ATGACGACAATCATCAAAGTCGAAAATATCGGCAAAAAATACATAATAGGCCATGAAAAACAGGCCCGCTACAGCACGTTGCGTGATAGTTTAAGCCATGGCGTGAAATCAGTAGCCAGGCGCTTGTGCCATCCATTGCAAGCTAATACAGAACAAATCGAACTGGAAGAATTCTGGGCACTAAAAGACATCAACTTCGAAATCCAGCAAGGTGATAAAGTTGGCATTATCGGCCGTAACGGTGCCGGCAAATCAACCCTGTTAAAAATCCTCAGCCGCATCACTGCACCGACTACCGGCAAAATTACGCTAAAAGGCCGCGTTGCCAGTTTGCTGGAAGTCGGAACAGGCTTTCATCCAGAACTGTCCGGTCGGGAAAACATCTATTTAAACGGCGCCATACTCGGCATGCGAAAAGCTGAAATCAAAAGAAAATTCGATGAAATCGTCGATTTTGCCGAAGTGGAAAAATTTCTAGATACGCCGGTCAAACGTTATTCCAGCGGCATGTATGTGAAGCTGGCCTTTGCAGTGGCGGCCCACCTGGAGCCAGATATATTGATTGTCGATGAGGTTCTTGCGGTGGGCGATACGCAGTTTCAGAAGAAATGTTTAGGCAAAATGCAAGATGTAAACGCTCAGGGAAGAACAGTTTTATTCGTTAGCCATAACATGGGTGCTATAAATGAACTTTGTTCACGCGCAATCTTGTTAAACCAAGGTGAAAAACTTATTGATGGAAATGTTAAAGATGTGGTTACTACATATTTAACGAATGGCCAATCAAATGCAGACATCACTCTACACTCAGTAATACATTATGGCCACCAGAGCTATGCTAGGTTACAGCGATTACGACTTTTTGATGACAAGGGAAACCCAGCTTCAACATTCATGATGAATACCCCATTTGTTGCTCATATTGAAGTTGAATGCATTTCACCTCGGCCAAACGTAGAAATTGGCCTAAAGATTTCAAGTCGTTATGGGGCTGCAATTCATTATTTAACTTCGACGTGGGAAGGTTTGTTTGTTGATTTAGAACCCGGAAAGTATATATTCGAAGTAAAAATCCCTCATTTATTGCTTTATCCTGGTAATTATTTGATAGGCCTATGGATACTCAGCGAACCAGACTGGTCGGATGATCATGTGCAAGAAGTTGCCCAATTTACAGTAATAAAAAATAATGTTACGGGTTATCGTACAAGATTCGATCAATATGTAGTCAGCGGCTGCGAAGTTTATACTCAAAGCTCATGGAAACTTATTTCTAAGAATTCTCAACTATGA
- a CDS encoding ABC transporter permease has product MNTQGEIIITPDKTLGDSGRELWEYRDLLYFLAWRDFKVRYKQTAIGAAWVIIRPLLTMVVFTLVFGKLAKLPTEGEAPYAIMVFTAMLPWYFFATTLSESANAVIDNSAMISKIYFPRIVVPTTPIFVNLIDFLISFVILIGLMIYYSFVPSIYILIMPLFLIQAGITSLGLGYLIAALNVKYRDFRYLIPFLMQMGLYISPVGYSSHIIPEQWRLIYSINPMVGVIDGFRWMILGDLSTLYLQGFHLSIGVSFLLFFVGLNYYLKTEKQFADTI; this is encoded by the coding sequence ATGAATACCCAAGGAGAAATCATCATAACGCCAGATAAAACTCTAGGCGATTCAGGGAGAGAATTATGGGAATACCGCGATTTGCTTTATTTTCTAGCTTGGCGAGATTTTAAAGTCCGCTACAAACAAACCGCCATCGGCGCGGCTTGGGTTATTATCAGACCCTTACTAACCATGGTTGTTTTTACTCTGGTTTTCGGAAAACTCGCCAAGTTACCTACGGAAGGGGAAGCACCATATGCCATTATGGTGTTTACCGCTATGTTGCCGTGGTATTTTTTCGCGACAACCTTAAGCGAAAGCGCAAACGCCGTCATCGACAATTCGGCAATGATCAGTAAAATCTACTTCCCACGCATCGTTGTGCCAACCACGCCAATATTTGTTAATTTGATCGATTTTTTAATTTCATTTGTCATTTTGATCGGTCTAATGATTTACTATAGTTTTGTACCCAGTATCTACATTTTGATAATGCCACTGTTTTTAATCCAAGCCGGAATAACCTCCCTAGGACTTGGATATTTGATAGCAGCACTGAATGTCAAATATCGAGATTTTCGTTACCTCATTCCTTTTCTGATGCAAATGGGGCTTTATATCTCGCCGGTTGGATACAGCAGCCATATCATCCCTGAACAATGGCGCTTGATTTATTCGATTAATCCGATGGTGGGTGTCATTGATGGATTTCGCTGGATGATTTTAGGGGATCTATCGACGCTTTATCTGCAAGGGTTCCATTTGTCGATTGGGGTATCGTTCCTGCTGTTTTTTGTAGGTCTAAACTATTATTTAAAAACCGAGAAACAATTTGCCGATACGATTTGA
- a CDS encoding pilin, giving the protein MKKVQQGFTLIELMIVVAIIGILAAIALPAYQDYIIRSQVSEGAALSGGVQTTVSEIWSNTGDLTDADSGALGIPAATDIKGNYVSQVEVTDGLIEATFESSSPQAANAKIDGLVLQLSPTTTEGSVIWKCKSADIDTKYLPSSCR; this is encoded by the coding sequence ATGAAAAAAGTACAACAAGGCTTTACCTTAATCGAACTGATGATCGTTGTGGCGATCATCGGTATCCTGGCGGCGATAGCGTTGCCCGCGTATCAAGATTACATTATCCGCTCCCAAGTATCCGAAGGCGCGGCTTTAAGCGGCGGCGTACAAACAACCGTTTCCGAAATATGGAGCAACACCGGCGACCTTACCGACGCGGACAGTGGCGCCCTCGGCATACCTGCCGCGACTGACATTAAAGGAAATTATGTTTCTCAGGTAGAAGTAACAGATGGTTTAATTGAAGCTACATTTGAGAGCTCCAGTCCTCAAGCAGCCAATGCTAAAATCGATGGCCTAGTATTACAGCTTTCCCCCACGACAACCGAGGGCAGCGTCATTTGGAAATGCAAAAGCGCAGATATTGATACTAAATATTTACCATCCTCTTGCCGTTAA
- a CDS encoding tetratricopeptide repeat protein: MNNLPSITLQAAMTLTEWSERTIRRRLADGALKCANDNQASNKTLICFESIEQDVCIPLSSDDIGLIKAADAGDAEAQTDLALLFWAHDKTKSALYWLESAAKQNFPDAMQELGYCYLLGEGVEKDENVAVMWIAKAASLGHAIACVQMEALSSN; the protein is encoded by the coding sequence ATGAATAATTTGCCCAGCATCACCCTTCAGGCTGCCATGACCTTAACAGAATGGAGCGAGCGCACTATCAGGCGCCGGCTTGCGGATGGAGCGTTAAAATGTGCCAATGATAATCAGGCATCAAACAAAACCTTGATTTGTTTCGAATCTATCGAGCAGGATGTTTGTATTCCGCTGTCTAGCGATGATATCGGGCTGATTAAGGCGGCTGATGCCGGCGATGCCGAGGCTCAAACTGATTTGGCCCTGCTTTTTTGGGCGCATGACAAGACTAAAAGCGCGCTGTACTGGCTGGAATCGGCGGCGAAGCAGAATTTCCCGGATGCCATGCAGGAGCTTGGCTATTGTTATCTGCTGGGCGAAGGAGTGGAAAAAGATGAAAATGTTGCTGTAATGTGGATTGCCAAGGCAGCCTCGCTGGGGCATGCGATTGCCTGTGTTCAGATGGAGGCGTTGTCGAGTAATTGA
- a CDS encoding CCDC90 family protein: MNTIPFDTLKFATRLKFVGFSEEQAAVITEIQREASNETLQQAIHDYHLDDLATKRDLKELETNLEHKIELPRADTGRMIAESKADLTR, from the coding sequence ATGAATACAATCCCATTTGACACATTGAAGTTTGCTACGCGATTAAAGTTCGTTGGCTTTAGCGAAGAACAAGCCGCCGTCATCACCGAAATCCAGCGGGAAGCCAGTAACGAAACCTTGCAGCAAGCCATTCACGATTACCATTTGGATGATCTGGCTACCAAGCGCGACCTGAAGGAACTGGAAACAAATCTGGAACACAAAATAGAGCTGCCCAGAGCAGACACCGGACGCATGATTGCCGAAAGCAAAGCCGACTTAACCCGCTGA
- a CDS encoding TolC family protein has product MRLFFSHLVIVLMALSVGAGHAVAEANAESFTLQQAIDYALENNPEIGIMQARIEQADAQLGEALSSFYPQIKASLSYQHSDNPAQAFAMIIAQRRLDFNGGDFNHPGGVDNYRPQVTASYSLFRGGQDYYLSQAAELGVETSELEKAATRNHLINNVTAAFYGFLVARDAHALSLRSVEAVQSELDQSRVRFDAGTVLKSDVLSLEVQLAEAKDAQLQAANAIEIANAMLKTLLGLSAEQDFSVGESLNQPLPETPAEFDVLVSQARGQYPELKAAEKRVAIAEQQLNAAQAAHLPRADAYVSYGSDSKDLAFSANRDNVSAGMMVEVDIFSGFATQERIKKAEHELTAAREAARQMHLRVENQVKTARLRLEEALNRERVTSVAVQAAEEALRLVNEQRKAGVVTVTRYIEAEVARDKAKTRDISARYDALRAEADLKLATGFWN; this is encoded by the coding sequence ATGCGATTATTTTTTAGTCACCTTGTCATCGTCTTGATGGCGTTGTCCGTCGGAGCCGGTCATGCGGTTGCCGAAGCCAATGCAGAAAGCTTTACTTTGCAGCAAGCGATTGATTACGCGTTGGAAAACAATCCGGAAATCGGCATCATGCAAGCTAGAATCGAGCAGGCCGACGCGCAATTAGGCGAAGCACTATCCAGTTTTTACCCGCAGATCAAAGCCAGTTTGTCTTATCAACATAGCGACAACCCGGCCCAGGCCTTCGCGATGATCATTGCTCAGCGCCGGCTGGATTTTAACGGCGGCGATTTTAATCATCCGGGCGGCGTCGATAATTACCGGCCGCAGGTTACGGCCAGTTATTCGCTGTTTCGCGGTGGCCAGGATTATTATTTGAGTCAGGCGGCGGAGTTGGGGGTGGAAACCTCGGAGCTGGAGAAGGCCGCGACTCGCAATCATCTGATCAACAATGTCACGGCGGCTTTTTATGGTTTTCTGGTCGCGCGGGATGCGCATGCCTTGAGTTTGCGGTCGGTGGAGGCGGTACAAAGCGAATTGGATCAAAGCAGGGTTCGTTTCGATGCCGGGACGGTGCTTAAATCGGATGTATTGTCCTTGGAGGTTCAGTTAGCGGAGGCGAAGGATGCGCAACTCCAGGCCGCCAATGCGATAGAAATTGCCAATGCCATGCTGAAAACCTTATTGGGATTATCCGCGGAACAGGATTTTTCCGTCGGTGAATCTCTGAACCAACCCTTGCCGGAGACGCCCGCCGAGTTTGATGTGTTAGTGAGCCAGGCGCGCGGTCAGTATCCTGAGTTGAAAGCGGCCGAGAAACGGGTGGCTATCGCCGAACAACAACTGAATGCGGCGCAAGCAGCGCACTTGCCCAGAGCGGATGCCTACGTCAGTTACGGTTCCGACAGCAAGGATTTGGCGTTCAGCGCCAATCGCGACAATGTCAGCGCCGGGATGATGGTCGAAGTGGATATTTTCTCTGGATTTGCCACTCAGGAAAGAATCAAAAAAGCCGAGCATGAATTGACCGCTGCCCGCGAGGCCGCCAGGCAAATGCATTTGCGGGTTGAAAATCAAGTCAAGACCGCGCGCCTGAGACTGGAAGAAGCCTTGAATCGCGAGCGGGTGACTTCGGTCGCGGTGCAAGCCGCCGAGGAGGCCTTGCGTCTGGTCAACGAACAACGTAAGGCGGGCGTGGTGACGGTAACGCGCTATATAGAAGCGGAAGTGGCGCGCGATAAAGCCAAGACCCGCGATATTTCGGCTCGATACGATGCGTTGCGCGCGGAAGCGGATTTAAAGTTAGCCACCGGTTTTTGGAATTAA
- a CDS encoding efflux RND transporter periplasmic adaptor subunit yields MSEHNSLLTTHKWLMPSAAVTGLLLVILYALGILGGPDKVEPGTAKAGGQALPAGAQIFKVGQQSAANTLSWQGTVRSRTVAKISPKLSARILEVLVHPGDKVHKGDVIARLDDRDLRAAYNAASAAQAAAQAQAGQAGAEEKRMVDLYGKQAATRQSYDAALAQAKAARAVVGQAAGAAQQAKVMLGENVLYAPFDGVISERLKEPGDMAMPSEAVAVMYKPDDLRFEAAIANHCFEQVKLGMPVTVRLDALHRSVPAQVDEIAPEIDPQTHTRMIKVNLPANDGLQHGQYGWLELSCQADRQTLLIPSSAVLHYGQLQAVKVVDGGQLHTRHIRTGKLYGEQIEVLSGLRDGETVLGNSGLANTHGSAR; encoded by the coding sequence ATGTCAGAACACAACTCGCTATTGACTACGCACAAATGGTTAATGCCTTCGGCTGCCGTTACCGGACTGTTGTTGGTAATCTTGTATGCCTTGGGAATTTTGGGCGGACCGGATAAGGTCGAGCCGGGAACGGCTAAAGCCGGCGGGCAGGCATTGCCGGCGGGTGCGCAAATTTTTAAAGTCGGTCAGCAGTCGGCGGCCAATACTCTGTCTTGGCAGGGTACGGTGCGCTCGCGAACCGTGGCCAAAATTTCGCCCAAATTGAGTGCCCGTATCTTGGAGGTCTTGGTGCATCCCGGAGACAAGGTTCACAAAGGCGATGTGATTGCCCGTTTGGATGATAGGGATTTACGCGCGGCCTATAATGCGGCCAGTGCGGCCCAGGCCGCGGCGCAGGCTCAGGCCGGCCAAGCCGGTGCGGAAGAAAAACGCATGGTCGATTTATATGGAAAGCAGGCGGCAACCCGGCAAAGTTATGATGCGGCGCTGGCGCAGGCCAAGGCCGCGCGGGCCGTGGTCGGCCAAGCGGCCGGCGCGGCTCAACAAGCCAAAGTCATGCTGGGCGAGAATGTGTTGTACGCGCCATTCGATGGCGTGATCAGCGAACGGTTGAAAGAGCCGGGCGACATGGCCATGCCCAGCGAAGCGGTAGCGGTTATGTACAAACCGGACGATTTACGTTTCGAAGCGGCGATTGCCAATCATTGTTTCGAACAAGTGAAGTTGGGAATGCCGGTGACTGTGCGCCTGGATGCTCTGCATCGCTCTGTGCCGGCCCAAGTTGACGAAATCGCTCCGGAAATCGACCCGCAAACGCATACCCGGATGATCAAAGTCAACTTACCTGCAAACGATGGCTTGCAACATGGCCAGTATGGTTGGTTGGAATTGAGTTGCCAGGCCGATCGTCAGACCCTGCTGATACCAAGCTCCGCAGTGCTGCATTATGGTCAACTGCAAGCGGTTAAGGTGGTCGACGGTGGGCAACTGCACACCCGGCACATACGCACCGGCAAGCTTTATGGTGAACAAATCGAAGTGCTGTCGGGCTTGCGCGATGGCGAAACCGTGCTCGGCAATAGTGGGTTGGCAAATACCCACGGGAGCGCTAGATGA
- a CDS encoding efflux RND transporter permease subunit produces MKQEPIIKKDSLTVAIVRLFTTSHLSLLFLLISLLAGAAALTLTPREEDPQIIVPVMDVFVQYPGATAEEVEKRVTTPLEVLLKQIQGVEYVYSASRPGESLVTVRYEVGQSIEDSLIKTRDKLQANLDIIPPGVTNWVVKPVEIDDVPILLLSLSMPKANQDIMAIRRIAEELIERLRAIDDVGKSWVLGAAPRRISVYPDPAKLQAGQVSLLEIQQALAQSNVNLQAGNFNQNNREIVLEAGPHYQSVEQVGETVLKNVNGRLVYLRDVAEIIDGPQDTDYYTRIGFGPGVENMHSVGHADDDLLPAVGEERQMATIAIAKRRGSNAVGVAEQVLELTEHLHGSLIPDDVLISVTRNYGETADHKVNELVMHLSIAILTIIVLLAFSLGFKESLIVSLAVPMTFAVTLLLDLIFGYTINRVTLFALILSLGLLVDDPIVDVENIHRHYKLRKEPPLQALLTAVDEIRPPTILATFAVIMSFVPMFFITGMMGPYMAPMAFNVPIAMLMSLLIAFTVTPWASYRLLKGDYGKDHGPEFVLQETRGFKVYQAIMAPLLHNKAKAQWFLLAVFVAFVLSALMAVTRVVPLKLLPFDNKNELQLVIDMPRGSSLEATDEVAAALGRYLATVNEVSNYQTYVGLASPMDFNGLVRHYYLRQGAYVGDIRVVLIDKTRREQQSHAIALRMRPDIARIGKQYGANIKIVEMPPGPPVLSSVVAEIYGPPEASYGDIIKVSNRVRADLEQTEGVVDVDDFVEAPQDRLHFILNQDKAALLGISSQQVAGSLKLAVEGGMSGTLHIATERQPLLINLQLPRAARSSEADLLALSVKSANGDLVRLSELGYFEHEKGDQTIYHKNLQRVSYVLGEMAGRSPVEAVWDVGDKFDEQPLPEGYRAEMAGEGEWKITVDVFRDLGLAFAAAMVMIYILLVGQTGSLGVPLIMMIAIPLTVIGIMPGFWFINLFAEDVGAYADPVYFTATAMIGMIALAGIVVRNSIILIDFIENIYRGNPDISLADAIIEAGATRLNPIFLTAASAVLGSAMIVLDPIFSGLAWSFIFGIIASTLFSLVVIPLVYFLINRNMPKIVKTDQ; encoded by the coding sequence ATGAAGCAAGAGCCGATCATTAAAAAAGATAGTCTGACGGTTGCGATCGTCCGGCTGTTTACCACTTCGCATCTGTCCCTATTGTTCCTGCTGATTTCCTTGCTGGCCGGCGCGGCGGCGCTGACCTTGACGCCGCGCGAGGAAGATCCGCAAATCATCGTGCCGGTGATGGATGTGTTCGTGCAATATCCCGGCGCCACAGCCGAGGAAGTCGAAAAGCGCGTCACCACGCCGCTGGAAGTATTGCTGAAGCAGATCCAGGGCGTGGAATATGTGTATTCGGCCTCGCGCCCCGGCGAATCCTTGGTGACAGTGCGCTACGAGGTTGGGCAAAGCATTGAGGATAGTCTGATCAAGACTCGCGACAAACTGCAAGCCAATCTCGACATCATTCCACCCGGCGTCACAAACTGGGTAGTCAAGCCGGTGGAAATCGACGATGTACCGATTTTGCTGTTGAGCCTGTCGATGCCGAAAGCTAACCAGGACATCATGGCGATTCGCCGCATTGCCGAGGAGCTGATCGAGCGCTTGCGCGCCATCGACGATGTCGGCAAGAGTTGGGTGCTGGGGGCGGCGCCCAGACGCATTTCGGTTTATCCCGATCCGGCTAAATTGCAGGCCGGTCAGGTCAGTCTGCTCGAAATTCAACAGGCGCTGGCGCAAAGCAATGTCAATCTGCAAGCCGGCAATTTCAATCAAAACAACCGCGAAATCGTATTGGAAGCCGGGCCGCATTATCAAAGCGTCGAGCAGGTCGGCGAAACGGTTCTGAAAAACGTCAATGGCCGCTTGGTGTATTTACGCGATGTGGCTGAAATCATCGACGGCCCGCAAGATACCGATTATTACACCCGCATCGGTTTCGGTCCGGGCGTTGAGAACATGCATAGCGTAGGACATGCCGATGATGATCTGTTACCGGCCGTGGGGGAAGAGCGGCAAATGGCGACCATTGCGATTGCCAAGCGGCGCGGCAGCAATGCGGTCGGCGTCGCCGAGCAAGTGCTGGAATTGACCGAGCATTTGCATGGCAGCTTGATCCCGGACGATGTGTTGATCAGCGTGACACGCAATTATGGCGAAACCGCCGACCATAAAGTCAATGAACTGGTGATGCATTTATCCATCGCGATTCTTACTATCATCGTACTGTTGGCGTTTTCGTTGGGTTTCAAGGAATCGTTGATCGTATCGCTGGCGGTGCCGATGACCTTTGCGGTGACCTTGCTGCTGGATTTGATCTTCGGTTACACCATCAACCGGGTGACGTTGTTTGCGTTGATTCTGTCGCTGGGTTTGCTGGTCGACGACCCGATCGTCGACGTCGAAAACATCCACCGCCATTACAAGCTGCGCAAGGAACCGCCGTTGCAGGCCTTGCTGACGGCGGTCGACGAGATTCGTCCGCCGACGATACTGGCTACTTTCGCGGTGATCATGTCTTTCGTGCCGATGTTTTTCATCACCGGCATGATGGGGCCTTACATGGCGCCGATGGCCTTCAACGTGCCGATCGCGATGCTGATGTCGCTGCTGATCGCATTCACGGTAACACCCTGGGCCAGCTACCGGCTGTTGAAAGGAGATTACGGCAAGGATCACGGTCCTGAGTTCGTGCTGCAAGAAACGCGCGGTTTCAAGGTCTACCAAGCTATCATGGCGCCACTATTGCACAACAAAGCCAAGGCGCAGTGGTTTTTACTGGCAGTGTTCGTGGCTTTCGTCTTGTCTGCGCTGATGGCGGTGACGCGGGTGGTGCCGTTGAAATTATTGCCATTTGACAATAAAAACGAGCTGCAATTGGTGATCGACATGCCGCGAGGCTCCTCCTTGGAAGCTACCGACGAAGTGGCGGCGGCCTTGGGGCGTTATTTGGCCACGGTCAATGAAGTCAGTAATTACCAAACCTATGTTGGTTTGGCATCGCCGATGGATTTCAACGGCTTGGTACGGCATTACTATTTACGCCAAGGCGCTTACGTCGGCGACATTCGAGTAGTGCTGATCGATAAAACCCGGCGCGAGCAACAATCGCATGCGATTGCGCTCAGGATGCGGCCGGATATAGCGCGCATCGGAAAACAATACGGCGCCAACATCAAAATTGTCGAAATGCCGCCTGGGCCACCGGTGCTGTCGAGCGTGGTCGCGGAAATCTACGGCCCGCCGGAAGCGAGTTATGGCGACATTATCAAAGTCTCCAACCGGGTGCGAGCCGATCTGGAACAAACCGAAGGCGTGGTCGACGTCGATGACTTTGTCGAAGCGCCGCAAGACAGGCTGCATTTCATTCTCAATCAGGACAAGGCCGCCTTGCTGGGTATCAGTAGTCAACAGGTGGCGGGCAGTCTGAAGCTGGCGGTGGAAGGCGGTATGTCCGGGACTTTGCATATCGCGACCGAGCGCCAACCGCTATTGATTAATCTGCAATTGCCCAGGGCAGCGCGCTCCTCCGAAGCCGATTTACTGGCTTTGTCGGTCAAGTCGGCCAACGGTGACTTGGTGCGGTTGAGTGAACTGGGGTATTTCGAACACGAAAAAGGTGATCAGACTATTTACCACAAGAATCTACAGCGGGTGTCCTACGTGCTTGGCGAAATGGCTGGCCGTAGCCCGGTCGAGGCGGTGTGGGATGTGGGTGATAAATTCGATGAGCAACCGTTGCCGGAAGGTTACCGGGCCGAAATGGCCGGGGAAGGGGAGTGGAAAATCACGGTCGACGTGTTCCGCGACTTGGGGTTGGCCTTCGCCGCCGCGATGGTGATGATTTACATTCTGTTGGTTGGGCAGACCGGATCGTTGGGCGTGCCGCTGATCATGATGATCGCGATTCCATTGACCGTGATTGGCATCATGCCCGGCTTTTGGTTCATCAACCTGTTTGCCGAGGATGTCGGTGCCTACGCCGATCCTGTTTATTTCACCGCCACGGCGATGATAGGCATGATCGCGTTGGCGGGTATCGTGGTGCGAAACTCGATCATCCTGATCGACTTCATCGAGAATATTTACCGCGGCAACCCGGATATTAGTCTGGCTGATGCAATTATCGAAGCCGGCGCCACCCGTCTTAATCCGATTTTCTTGACTGCGGCCTCGGCCGTCCTGGGCTCGGCGATGATCGTGCTCGACCCGATCTTCTCCGGCCTGGCCTGGAGCTTCATCTTCGGCATCATCGCCTCGACGCTGTTTTCATTGGTGGTGATTCCGCTGGTTTATTTTCTGATCAATCGGAATATGCCTAAAATAGTCAAAACCGATCAGTAA